The Triticum dicoccoides isolate Atlit2015 ecotype Zavitan chromosome 6A, WEW_v2.0, whole genome shotgun sequence genome has a window encoding:
- the LOC119318916 gene encoding subtilisin-like protease SBT3, producing the protein MAPPPTPLLLLLLLLLLCSLTITPVAAGERARTVYIVHMDKSAVPPHFAEDAHAWHSAILESVADASPRGRGRPEHVYSYANALNGFAATLSAAELRALRHTPGFVSAYPDRRADVAHDTTHSQRFLGLRPDAGLWPAANLGEGVIIGVLDTGVWPESNSFHDDGMPAVPSRWRGACVPGVSFPATTCNRKLIGARYFNRGYVAMYPNATVSMNSTRDDDGHGTHTASTAAGSPVPCASFFGYGRGTARGTAPRAHIAAYKVSWPSDTVMSDVLAAMDAAITDGVDVVSISLGFNNQPLYTDPVAIASFAAMERVAAGTVDRQMFAGTVSYGDTKQGITTITGVTSYPANAWVSQVKLVYNETLSACTSSALLQSLETKKSIIVCRDTGLGAMDHQMKVVAAAGLTAAIFVPQTETDEPLMGEYPLPVIAISPEDAPALLKYITSSSPPTATIKFQQTVLGRAPAPVVAFYSSRGPSPSFAGVLKPDILAPGDSILASWPPVAPLAYVGATALGGDFQVASGTSMACPHASGVAALLRAAHPDWSPAMIKSAMVTTASAVDNLHRPIADAGNGNGMASPLAMGSGHVNPNSALDPGLVFDAGPRDFVALLCAANYTVTQIAAVTRNVAVAVTPWTLEFGGAGEKATFEVEIVLTAPTGGEPAHGAVLWTELVGGSHQVRLPYVVV; encoded by the exons ATGGCACCACCTCCcacgcccctcctcctcctcctcctcctcctcctcctctgctccctcaCCATCACGCCGGTGGCCGCCGGCGAGCGCGCGCGCACGGTGTACATCGTCCACATGGACAAGTCCGCCGTGCCGCCGCACTTCGCCGAGGACGCGCACGCGTGGCACTCGGCCATCCTGGAGTCGGTGGCGGACGCGTCGCCGCGCGGCCGAGGACGCCCGGAGCACGTGTACTCCTACGCGAACGCGCTCAACGGCTTCGCCGCCACGCTCTCCGCTGCCGAGCTACGCGCGCTCCGCCACACGCCAGGGTTCGTCTCGGCGTACCCGGACCGCCGCGCGGACGTCGCCCACGACACGACGCACTCCCAGAGGTTCCTCGGCCTCCGCCCCGACGCCGGGCTGTGGCCGGCGGCGAACCTTGGCGAGGGCGTCATCATTGGCGTGCTGGACACCGGCGTTTGGCCCGAGAGCAACAGCTTCCACGACGACGGGATGCCGGCCGTGCCCTCCCGGTGGCGCGGGGCGTGCGTGCCGGGCGTCTCCTTCCCCGCCACCACGTGCAATAGGAAGCTCATCGGAGCACGCTACTTCAACCGCGGATACGTGGCCATGTACCCCAACGCCACCGTATCAATGAACTCGACGCGCGACGACGACGGCCACGGCACGCACACAGCGTCCACCGCCGCGGGCAGCCCTGTGCCGTGCGCGTCCTTCTTCGGCTACGGGCGCGGCACGGCGCGTGGAACAGCTCCACGTGCCCATATCGCGGCGTACAAGGTCAGCTGGCCCAGCGACACGGTGATGTCCGACGTCCTGGCGGCCATGGACGCGGCGATCACGGACGGCGTCGATGTCGTGTCCATCTCCCTCGGCTTCAACAACCAGCCGCTCTACACGGATCCAGTTgcaattgcctcgttcgctgccatGGAGCG GGTGGCGGCCGGCACGGTGGACCGGCAAATGTTCGCCGGCACTGTGAGCTACGGAGACACGAAGCAAGGCATCACCACGATCACTGGGGTCACGTCGTATCCAGCAAATGCTTGGGTTTCTCAAGTGAAGCTGGTCTACAACGAGACGCTGTCCGCGTGCACCTCGTCAGCTCTGCTCCAAAGTCTGGAGACAAAGAAGAGCATTATCGTCTGCCGCGACACTGGGCTTGGTGCGATGGACCATCAGATGAAGGTTGTCGCCGCGGCCGGTCTCACGGCCGCTATCTTCGTCCCGCAGACCGAGACGGACGAACCCCTAATGGGTGAGTATCCGCTGCCGGTTATCGCGATTAGCCCAGAGGATGCGCCCGCGCTGCTCAAGTATATCACCTCCAGCTCGCCGCCGACGGCCACGATCAAGTTCCAGCAGACCGTCCTCGGCAGAGCACCGGCGCCGGTGGTCGCCTTTTACTCCTCCCGAGGGCCGTCGCCGAGTTTTGCGGGCGTCCTCAAGCCGGACATATTGGCGCCGGGTGACAGTATACTAGCTTCCTGGCCACCCGTTGCTCCGTTGGCGTACGTAGGGGCGACGGCTTTGGGCGGCGACTTCCAAGTCGCGTCCGGGACTTCAATGGCGTGCCCGCACGCCAGCGGCGTGGCGGCGCTGCTCCGGGCGGCGCACCCGGactggagtccggccatgattaaGTCTGCAATGGTGACCACGGCGAGCGCGGTCGACAATCTGCACCGTCCCATCGCCGACGCCGGCAACGGCAACGGCATGGCTAGTCCGCTGGCCATGGGCTCGGGGCATGTCAACCCCAACTCTGCTCTGGACCCGGGTCTCGTCTTTGACGCCGGGCCGCGGGACTTCGTCGCGCTCCTGTGCGCCGCGAACTACACCGTCACCCAGATCGCGGCGGTCACGCG CAACGTGGCCGTGGCCGTGACGCCGTGGACGCTGGAGTTCGGCGGTGCGGGCGAGAAGGCGACATTCGAGGTGGAAATTGTGCTGACCGCGCCCACCGGAGGAGAGCCGGCGCACGGTGCCGTGCTCTGGACGGAGCTGGTCGGCGGCAGTCACCAGGTCAGGCTCCCGTACGTGGTGGTGTGA